A region from the Janthinobacterium agaricidamnosum genome encodes:
- a CDS encoding ABC transporter substrate-binding protein, giving the protein MARTFRISSFLNTKALAVAVALAAQFPLAVHAADLVRLGNLKFAHYGAVAYMKEIAPKYDLKIEERIFAKGLDIVPAMIAGEIDVSASALEAAITGRATGLPVYLVGGFAKGGVQIVGRPDLNIKDIAGLKGKKVGVTRGGPQEILLFAELTKAKLTWSDKPGKDVQILYMGYPDLNQALLTKDIDVMSQSEPYSTQAIHKKYGAAIIKPYDTPLGEPVRALVMTEKMYKEKPAVAQRFMDCFVAATRAFLADPKLAEKYVRESMFKNQITTEDYRDAIDNAIFTEDITQSHVQLTTDYMVKFGVGRMAKAPAAKDWVKLDLLEKAKKSYVPR; this is encoded by the coding sequence ATGGCACGCACCTTCCGCATCTCGTCCTTCCTGAACACCAAGGCACTGGCCGTGGCCGTCGCACTGGCCGCGCAATTCCCGCTGGCCGTCCATGCGGCCGACCTGGTCCGTCTGGGCAACCTGAAATTCGCCCATTACGGCGCCGTCGCCTACATGAAGGAAATCGCGCCGAAGTACGACCTGAAAATTGAAGAACGCATCTTCGCCAAGGGCCTCGACATCGTGCCGGCCATGATCGCCGGCGAAATCGACGTGTCCGCCAGCGCGCTGGAAGCGGCCATCACGGGCCGCGCCACGGGCTTGCCCGTGTACCTGGTGGGCGGCTTCGCCAAAGGCGGCGTGCAGATCGTCGGGCGTCCCGACCTGAACATCAAGGATATTGCTGGCCTGAAAGGCAAGAAAGTCGGCGTCACGCGCGGCGGCCCGCAGGAAATCCTGCTGTTTGCCGAATTGACCAAGGCCAAGCTGACCTGGTCCGACAAGCCGGGCAAGGACGTGCAGATCCTGTACATGGGCTACCCTGACCTGAACCAGGCGCTGCTGACCAAGGATATCGACGTCATGAGCCAGTCCGAACCGTACTCGACGCAGGCGATCCACAAGAAATACGGCGCGGCCATCATCAAACCGTATGACACGCCGCTGGGCGAGCCCGTGCGCGCCCTCGTGATGACGGAAAAGATGTACAAGGAAAAGCCGGCCGTGGCCCAGCGCTTCATGGATTGCTTCGTCGCCGCCACGCGGGCGTTTTTGGCCGACCCGAAACTGGCGGAAAAATACGTGCGCGAATCGATGTTCAAGAATCAGATCACGACCGAGGATTACCGCGATGCCATCGACAACGCCATCTTCACGGAAGACATCACGCAAAGCCACGTGCAGCTGACCACCGACTACATGGTGAAATTCGGCGTGGGCCGCATGGCCAAGGCGCCTGCCGCCAAGGATTGGGTCAAGCTGGACCTGCTGGAAAAAGCCAAGAAGTCCTATGTCCCACGCTAA